A genomic stretch from Caloenas nicobarica isolate bCalNic1 chromosome 3, bCalNic1.hap1, whole genome shotgun sequence includes:
- the MANEA gene encoding glycoprotein endo-alpha-1,2-mannosidase, producing the protein MARFRRRTCIILLLFILFICSIMMALKTLRPDRAGFGDPFGLGLLPELQQRTVLLDSKQNSLNRVQADPVTRVSNLHSIAVNTMKASVPPVNKLEEELSSPNYNFHIFYYSWFGNPQFDGKYIHWNHPLLPHWDPKIANNYPKGRHNPPEDIGANFYPELGSYSSKDPSVIEAHMKQMRSASTGVIVLSWYPPGMADENGEPTDDLVPVILDYAHKYNLKVTFHIEPYKDRDDRSMYHNVKYIIDKYGGHPAFYRHKTSTGRFLPMFYVYDSYVTIPEIWANLLTVSGSQTIRNTPYDALFIALLVEERHKHDIHRSGFDGMYTYFATNGFSYGSSHHNWASLKAFCDSNNLMFIPSVGPGYIDTSIRPWNNHNTRNRVNGKYYETAFSAALLVRPEVISITSFNEWHEGTQIEKAVPKRTGQMVYLDYKPHKPNVYLELTQKWSEKYRKEQEQWLM; encoded by the exons ATGGCAAGATTTCGCAGAAGAACATGCatcattttgttgctttttattttgtttatttgctccATAATGATGGCTTTGAAGACTCTGAGACCTGACAGAGCTGGTTTTGGGGATCCATTTGGACTTGGTTTGTTGCCCGAGCTTCAACAACGGACGGTGCTCTTAGACAGTAAACAGAATTCACTGAACAGGGTTCAAGCAGATCCTGTGACGCGTGTCAGTAATTTGCATAGTATCGCAGTCAATACGATGAAAGCATCTGTGCCTCCTGTCAACAAGCTGGAAGAAGAGCTGTCTTCTCCGAATTATAACTTTCACATATTCTACTATAGTTGGTTTGGGAATCCACAGTTTGATGGTAAATATATTCACTGGAACCATCCATTGTTGCCACATTGGGATCCCAAAATTGCAAACAATTATCCAAAGGGAAGACATAATCCCCCTGAGGACATCGGGGCCAACTTTTACCCTGAACTTGGATCTTACAGTTCCAAAGACCCTTCTGTCATAGAAGCCCACATGAAACAAATGCGTTCAGCTTCAACTG gtgtAATAGTGCTTTCATGGTACCCACCAGGTATGGCTGATGAAAATGGAGAACCAACTGATGATTTGGTGCCTGTTATTTTGGATTATGCACACAAGTATAATCTAAAg GTCACTTTTCATATTGAACCTTACAAAGACAGAGATGATCGCAGTATGTACCACAATGTCAAATACATCATTGACAA ATATGGAGGCCATCCAGCCTTTTACAGACATAAGACCAGCACAGGCAGATTTCTCCCCATGTTTTATGTTTATGATTCTTATGTAACAATTCCCGAAATATGGGCAAATCTCTTAACTGTTTCTGGATCCCAGACTATTCGAAATACTCCGTATGATGCATTATTCATTGCACTTCTTGTAGAAGAAAGACATAAGCATGACATTCACAGAAGTGGCTTTGATGGAATGTACACGTACTTTGCCACCAATGGCTTCTCCTATGGCTCATCTCATCATAACTGGGCAagtttaaaagccttttgtgaTAGTAACAACTTAATGTTTATTCCAAGTGTGGGGCCAGGGTATATTGATACCAGTATCCGGCCGTGGAACAACCACAACACCCGTAATCGTGTCAATGGGAAGTACTACGAGACTGCCTTCAGTGCGGCCCTTTTGGTGCGACCAGAAGTTATTTCTATTACGTCATTTAATGAATGGCATGAGGGCACTCAGATTGAAAAAGCTGTCCCCAAACGGACTGGACAGATGGTTTACCTTGATTATAAGCCACATAAACCAAATGTTTACCTAGAGCTTACTCAGAAGTGGtctgagaaatacagaaaagaacaagaacagTGGCTTATGTGA